A portion of the Micromonospora vinacea genome contains these proteins:
- a CDS encoding YccF domain-containing protein: MIRFVLNVLWLIFGGGLVLAVGYGIAALICFVLVITIPFGVASLRLAVYSLWPFGRTVVPKPGAGVGSGLANILWVVLAGWWLALSHILAGVALCVTIIGIPFGIANFKLVPAAFWPLGREVVDVP; encoded by the coding sequence GTGATTCGTTTCGTACTGAATGTGCTGTGGCTCATCTTCGGCGGTGGCCTCGTGCTGGCGGTCGGCTACGGCATCGCCGCGCTGATCTGCTTCGTCCTGGTCATCACCATCCCGTTCGGCGTCGCGTCGCTGCGCCTCGCGGTCTACTCGCTGTGGCCCTTCGGTCGCACAGTGGTGCCCAAGCCGGGCGCGGGCGTCGGCTCCGGCCTGGCGAACATCCTCTGGGTGGTGCTGGCCGGGTGGTGGCTGGCGCTCTCCCACATCCTCGCGGGCGTCGCCCTCTGCGTCACGATCATCGGGATTCCGTTCGGCATCGCCAACTTCAAGCTCGTGCCGGCCGCGTTCTGGCCCCTCGGCCGCGAGGTCGTTGACGTGCCCTGA